One genomic segment of Amycolatopsis granulosa includes these proteins:
- the vanX gene encoding D-Ala-D-Ala dipeptidase VanX, whose product MPADFVFVDEFVPGIRWDSKYATWDNFTGKPVDGYLANRIVGTKALCAALAEAQEKAATLGFGLLLWDGYRPQRAVDSFLRWSQQPEDGRTKLRHYPNIDRAEMFEKGYVAAKSGHSRGSTVDLTLYDLATGELAAMGGGHDLMDTISHHGASGITPAEARNRQHLCAVMESCGFTRYDSEWWHYTLKDEPHPDTYFDFPIA is encoded by the coding sequence ATGCCCGCAGATTTTGTCTTCGTCGACGAATTCGTACCGGGAATACGATGGGATTCCAAGTACGCCACGTGGGACAACTTCACCGGCAAGCCGGTGGACGGGTACCTGGCAAATCGGATAGTTGGCACCAAGGCGCTGTGTGCCGCTCTCGCGGAAGCTCAGGAAAAAGCCGCAACCCTTGGCTTCGGCTTGCTCCTGTGGGACGGCTACCGCCCGCAACGCGCCGTGGACAGCTTCCTGCGCTGGTCGCAACAGCCGGAGGACGGCCGGACGAAGCTGCGACACTATCCGAACATCGACCGAGCCGAGATGTTCGAGAAAGGATATGTGGCCGCCAAGTCGGGCCACAGCCGGGGCAGCACCGTGGACCTGACGCTCTACGACCTGGCTACCGGTGAACTCGCGGCCATGGGCGGCGGCCACGATCTGATGGATACGATCTCGCACCACGGTGCGTCAGGAATCACGCCGGCCGAGGCGAGGAACCGTCAGCACCTGTGTGCCGTCATGGAATCCTGCGGGTTCACGCGGTACGACTCCGAGTGGTGGCACTACACCCTGAAGGACGAACCCCATCCGGACACCTACTTTGATTTTCCCATCGCGTAG
- a CDS encoding glycosyltransferase encodes MTAPRVVVAGGHSAGHIEPAMNLADALRQLDPTAEITALGTVRGLDTTLIPARGYPLELIPPVPLPRTLNRVLVHTPGRLRESVRAAGSVLDRVRAEVVVGFGGYVAAPAYLAARRRGLPIVVHEANARPGVANRLAARMTAHVFTASPGVRLPHATPIGIPLRPAITGLDRAALRNAARQRFGLRPDGPVLMATGGSQGARAINAAVSGAAAALRAAGVQVLHITGPRNAVEVPDGDAADPPYVVVPYVHEMQYAYAAADFVICRSGAMTCAELAAVGLPAAYVPLPERGGEQRLNAEPVVEAGGALLVDDADLGPAWIETTLIPVLTDPGRIAAMSARASAAGAPDADVVLARHVLAVVAERRGPT; translated from the coding sequence GTGACGGCACCGCGCGTCGTTGTCGCCGGGGGCCATTCGGCCGGGCACATCGAACCGGCGATGAACCTCGCCGACGCGCTGCGCCAGCTGGATCCCACGGCCGAGATCACCGCCCTCGGCACCGTCCGCGGCCTGGACACCACGCTCATCCCGGCCCGCGGCTACCCGCTGGAACTCATCCCGCCGGTGCCGTTGCCGCGCACACTGAACCGGGTCCTGGTGCACACGCCGGGCAGGCTGCGCGAGTCGGTGCGGGCAGCCGGGTCGGTGCTCGACCGGGTGCGAGCCGAGGTCGTGGTGGGCTTCGGCGGCTACGTGGCCGCGCCGGCCTACCTCGCCGCCCGCAGGCGGGGTCTGCCGATCGTCGTCCACGAGGCGAACGCCCGGCCCGGAGTGGCCAACCGGCTGGCGGCCCGGATGACGGCGCACGTGTTCACCGCCTCGCCGGGCGTCCGGCTGCCGCACGCCACCCCGATCGGGATCCCGCTGCGGCCGGCGATCACCGGGCTCGACCGAGCCGCGCTGCGCAACGCCGCCCGGCAGCGGTTCGGCCTGCGACCGGACGGCCCCGTGCTGATGGCCACCGGCGGTTCGCAGGGCGCCCGGGCGATCAACGCCGCCGTCTCCGGCGCGGCCGCGGCGTTACGGGCGGCCGGCGTGCAGGTCCTGCACATCACCGGGCCGCGGAACGCGGTCGAGGTGCCGGACGGCGACGCAGCCGACCCGCCCTACGTCGTCGTTCCCTACGTCCACGAGATGCAGTACGCCTACGCCGCGGCCGACTTCGTGATCTGCCGCTCGGGGGCGATGACGTGCGCCGAACTCGCCGCTGTCGGCCTGCCGGCCGCGTACGTCCCGCTGCCGGAGCGCGGCGGGGAGCAGCGGCTGAACGCCGAGCCGGTCGTCGAGGCCGGCGGGGCACTGCTCGTCGACGACGCCGACCTCGGTCCGGCCTGGATCGAGACCACCCTGATCCCGGTGCTCACCGACCCCGGGCGGATCGCCGCGATGTCGGCCCGTGCGTCGGCGGCCGGCGCACCCGACGCGGATGTCGTCCTGGCCCGGCACGTGCTCGCCGTCGTCGCTGAGCGACGCGGACCTACCTGA
- a CDS encoding ATP-binding protein yields MDRAPGVSVRLKLTLSYAGFLMLACALLLGAVWVFLLRYVPEVIRIPGLYIHIPDRSDLQRAFIPKAVAALAFLLVFGLVGGWVLAGRMLAPLTRITHATRLAADGSLAHRIHLEGRNDEFRELADAFDTMLARLEAHVAEQQRFAANASHELRTPLAITQTLLDVARNDPGRDAGELVDRLHFVNTRAIELTEALLLLSRADQRSFTREHVDLSLIAEEATETLLPLAEARGLTIETSSDETPTSGSHALLLQMTTNLVHNAIVHNLPEHGSVRVNTAVRPDSVVLTVENTGAKLSPQLVSTLTEPFQRGTQRIRSDHAGAGLGLAIVKSIAKAHDGTLTLTPRPDGGLCVTVRLPAAPRHTGG; encoded by the coding sequence GTGGATAGGGCGCCCGGGGTGAGCGTTCGCCTCAAACTCACCCTCAGCTACGCCGGGTTCCTCATGCTCGCGTGCGCCTTGCTGCTCGGCGCGGTGTGGGTGTTCCTGCTGCGTTACGTACCCGAGGTGATCCGCATCCCCGGGTTGTACATCCACATACCCGACCGCTCCGACCTCCAGCGTGCCTTCATCCCGAAGGCAGTCGCAGCGCTGGCGTTCCTGCTGGTGTTCGGCCTCGTGGGCGGGTGGGTCCTCGCCGGCAGGATGCTCGCGCCCCTGACTCGCATCACCCACGCCACCCGCCTGGCCGCGGACGGATCGCTCGCCCACCGGATCCACCTGGAAGGCCGCAACGACGAGTTCCGCGAACTCGCCGACGCCTTCGACACCATGCTCGCACGGCTCGAAGCACACGTGGCCGAACAGCAGAGATTCGCGGCCAACGCCTCCCACGAACTGCGCACCCCGCTGGCGATCACGCAGACACTTCTCGACGTGGCCCGCAACGATCCGGGCCGGGACGCCGGTGAACTCGTCGATCGCCTCCACTTCGTCAACACCCGGGCGATCGAGCTCACCGAGGCGCTGCTCCTGCTCAGCCGCGCCGACCAGCGGTCCTTCACCCGAGAACACGTCGACCTGTCCCTCATCGCGGAAGAGGCCACGGAAACGCTCCTGCCCCTCGCAGAAGCACGCGGCCTCACCATCGAGACCTCCAGCGACGAGACCCCCACCAGCGGCTCACACGCTCTCCTGCTGCAGATGACGACGAACCTCGTGCACAACGCGATCGTCCACAACCTCCCCGAGCACGGCAGCGTGCGGGTCAACACCGCCGTCCGCCCCGACTCCGTGGTGCTGACTGTCGAAAACACCGGCGCGAAGCTCTCCCCGCAGCTGGTCTCGACGCTCACCGAACCGTTCCAGCGCGGCACGCAACGCATCCGCAGTGACCACGCCGGTGCCGGCCTCGGCCTGGCGATCGTCAAGAGCATCGCCAAGGCACACGACGGAACACTGACCCTCACCCCCCGGCCCGACGGGGGGCTTTGCGTCACGGTGCGACTACCCGCGGCGCCGCGGCACACGGGCGGATGA
- a CDS encoding response regulator: MRVLIVEDEPYMAEAIRDGLRLEAIAADIAGDGDTALELLSINAYDIAVLDRDIPGPSGDEVAKRIVASGSGTPILMLTAADRLDDKASGFELGADDYLTKPFELRELVLRLRALDRRRAYNRPPVREIAGLRLDPFRREVYRDGRYVALTRKQFAVLEVLVAAEGGVVSAEELLARAWDENADPFTNAVRITVSALRKRLGEPWLIATVAGVGYRISTEPDTGRAGGDRG, encoded by the coding sequence GTGCGCGTGTTGATCGTCGAGGACGAACCGTATATGGCGGAGGCCATCCGCGATGGGCTGCGCCTGGAAGCGATCGCCGCGGACATCGCCGGTGACGGTGACACGGCTCTGGAACTGCTGAGCATCAACGCCTACGACATCGCCGTCCTCGACCGCGACATCCCCGGCCCCTCCGGCGACGAGGTCGCCAAGCGCATCGTCGCCTCCGGCAGCGGCACCCCGATCCTCATGCTCACCGCTGCCGACCGTCTCGACGACAAGGCGTCCGGGTTCGAGCTCGGAGCCGACGACTACCTCACCAAGCCCTTCGAACTCCGCGAACTCGTGCTCCGTCTCAGAGCACTCGACCGCAGGCGCGCCTACAACAGGCCGCCGGTGCGGGAGATCGCGGGCCTGCGGCTGGATCCGTTCCGCCGCGAGGTCTACCGCGACGGCCGCTACGTCGCGCTCACCCGCAAGCAGTTCGCCGTGCTCGAAGTTCTGGTCGCTGCCGAAGGCGGTGTCGTCAGCGCCGAAGAACTCCTGGCACGGGCGTGGGACGAGAACGCCGACCCGTTCACCAACGCCGTGCGCATCACCGTCTCGGCACTGCGCAAACGCCTCGGCGAACCATGGCTCATCGCCACCGTGGCCGGCGTCGGCTACCGCATCAGCACCGAACCGGACACCGGACGTGCGGGAGGGGACCGTGGATAG